In Eubalaena glacialis isolate mEubGla1 chromosome 2, mEubGla1.1.hap2.+ XY, whole genome shotgun sequence, a single genomic region encodes these proteins:
- the CHAC1 gene encoding glutathione-specific gamma-glutamylcyclotransferase 1 has protein sequence MKQESAAQNTPPASPPPSQHPQDDCDPQALWIFGYGSLVWRPDFTYSDSRVGFVRGYSRRFWQGDTFHRGSDKMPGRVVTLLEDREGCTWGVAYQVQGEQVNEALKYLNVREAVLGSYDTKEVTFYPQDTPDQPLKALAYVATPQNPGYLGPAPEEAIATQILACRGFSGHNLEYLLRLADFMQLCGPQAQDEHLAAIVDAVGTMLPCFCPTEQALALV, from the exons ATGAAGCAGGAGTCTGCAGCCCAGAACACCCCGCCCGCCTCACCGCCTCCCTCGCAGCACCCCCAGGACGACTGCGACCCCCAAGCGTTGTGGATTTTCGGGTACGGCTCCCTGGTGTGGAGGCCCGACTTCACCTACAGCGACAGCCGTGTGGGCTTCGTGCGCGGCTACAGCCGCCGCTTCTGGCAGGGAGACACCTTTCATCGGGGCAGCGACAAGATG cCTGGTCGTGTGGTAACCCTCCTTGAAGATCGTGAG GGCTGCACTTGGGGTGTGGCGTACCAGGTGCAAGGTGAGCAGGTGAATGAGGCCCTGAAGTACCTGAATGTGCGGGAGGCAGTGCTTGGCAGCTATGATACCAAGGAGGTCACCTTCTACCCTCAAGATACCCCTGACCAACCACTCAAGGCATTGGCCTACGTGGCCACCCCGCAGAACCCTGGTTACCTGGGCCCTGCGCCTGAGGAGGCCATCGCTACGCAGATCCTGGCCTGCCGAGGCTTCTCTGGCCACAACCTTGAGTACTTGCTGCGCCTGGCAGACTTCATGCAGCTCTGTGGGCCCCAGGCACAGGACGAGCACCTAGCAGCCATTGTGGATGCTGTAGGCACCATGCTGCCCTGCTTCTGCCCCACTGAGCAGGCTTTGGCACTGGTCTGA